In Spirochaeta thermophila DSM 6578, the DNA window AACGCCGTACTCATCGTAGATCCGCTGCGCAAGTAACAGCCCGTCCTGACCTTCTTCCAGGAGGATGTCCATGAGGACTACGTCGGGGTGGAGATTCCCTATTTTCTCGAGACACTCATCCGCGTTCTGGAACACTCCCTCCACCCGATACCCGAGGTCTTCCAACCGTCGCTTGATGTCGAGCGCGATGACCGCCTCGTCTTCCACGATTACCACCGCCACCTGCTTCACTGCGGAATGCTCCTGTAGTAGAGTGGTTCTCACGGTAGAGTATAATGGATGCGAAGGTAAAGTTCAAAGAAACGCAGGAGCTCCGCGGGCGCGACCTCTCCGAGTTTCTCGAGTCGCTCTATGCCGCCTACACGAAGGAGGCCTTTCTCCCCACGGACCCCGTCTGGTGGGTACACCGTTACCGGGATCGCGGGGAGCAGGAGGTGGCCGGATGGGTCGCGGCCTCGCTCGCGGTGGGGAAGGTGGGGGCCATACACAGGAGCCTGGGGATCCTCTTCGAGAGGATTCATCCCGGCGAGGTGGCGCGCCTCTCGTACCGGGATGCCCTCAGGCGCCTCCGAGGCCTCTCTCACCGTTTCTTCTCCTCGGAGATGCTCGCCTCGTTCCTTGCGGCCACGGGTGAGATCCTCCGGGAGTGGGGCGACCTGGAGACCTGGGCGGCTTCGTGCCGCGACCGTGCGGAAGGGGACATGAGGAAGACGTTCCGGCTCATGAGCGCCTCGTTCCGGGAATGTGCGCCCGGGGATATCGGGATTCTCCTCCCCCTGCCCCGCAGCGGAGGGCCCTGGAAGCGGGTGTGTCTCTTCCTCCGCTGGATGGTGAGACGTGATGCGGTGGATCTGGGGCTGTGGTCCTCGTTCCCTCCGGAGTCGCTCCTCATGCCGGTGGACGTCCACATCCTCAGGGTCTCGCGGCGGCTCGGGGTGGCGGGGCTGTCTGCCTCCCCCTCGTTTCGCGCGGCAGAGCGGATCACTTCCTTCTTTCGGAGCCTCTCACCTCTCGACCCCCTTCGTTATGACTTTGCCCTCACCCGGTGGAGCATGGGGGTGGAGGCGAGTTTTGTTCCCAAAACAGGGAGAACCATATTACACTAAGTACATAGTGACACATCCTACACACTACAACCGATTTCAGGAGGGTGTATGAAGAGCGTGAGAGGAACCCTGACCGAGAAGAACCTGCTCATCGCATTCGCCGGAGAGTCCCAGGCGAGGATGCGCTACACCTACTTCGCGAGCCAGGCGAAGAAGGAGGGGTATGTGCAGATCGCCCTCATCTTCGAGGAGACGGCCAATCAGGAGAAGGAACACGCCAAGCGGTTCTTCTCCTTTCTCGAGGGAGGGGAGGTGGAGATCACTGCCTCCTATCCTGCCGGCAAGATCGGCAGCACCATGGAGAACCTGAGGATGGCAGCCGAGGGAGAGCACCACGAGTGGTCGTCCATGTACCCCGAGTTCGCCCGGGTGGCGAGGGAGGAGGGGTTCGAGGGTATCGCGAAGCTCTTCGAACACGTGAGCGTGGCCGAGAAACAACACGAGAAGCGCTACAGGGCGCTCCTCGAGAACATCGAGAAGGGAAGGGTCTTCAAGCGGGAAAAGCCGGTCATGTGGCGGTGTATCAACTGCGGCTACATCATGGAGGCCGAGGAGGCGCCGAAGCAGTGTCCCGCCTGCGCTCATCCTCAGGCCTATTTCGAGCTTCTGGGCGAGAACTGGTGAGCGGTGTCTGGAAGCACGGCCTTGTATGGGCTAGGATGAGCACAGGGCGGCGCAGGATGCGCCGTGAAACTCTCCACCAAGGAGTGACGCGATGAAGAAATACGTGTGCGATGTGTGCGGGTATATCTACGATCCCGCCGAGGGGGATCCGGACGGCGGAGTGGCTCCCGGAACCGCCTTCGAGGATCTCCCCGACGACTGGGTGTGCCCCATGTGTGGTGCGCCCAAGGAGGACTTCTCTCCCTACGAGGAGTGAGCCGGAAAAAGAAGGGGCTGCGCGCGCAGCCCCTTCTTATGTCTTACGCTCCCTGGTCGGAGAGGCCCAGAAAGGCCGGCAGGGTGCGGGCGAACTCCCGTATCTCATCCCTCACCCTGCGGTACACCGCAAGGCGCCTCTCCTCGTCGGTCTCGTCCCTGGTGAGGGAGGGGGGATCGTCGAATCCGCGATGGAGGACCTTCACCCGCGCCGGGAAATAGGGACACGCCTCCCTCGCATGGTCGCACACCGTGATGACGTAGTCGAATTCCTTCACCGGGAGCTCGTCTATGGTCTTGCTCGCATGTCCCGAAAGCGGGACTCCCGCCTCCTCCATCACCTTTACCGCATAGGGGTTGAGGCCGTGCGCCTCGATCCCCGCCGAGTAGACCGTGATACGATCACCGTGGAAGTGGCGTATCCAGGCTTCGGCCATCTGACTCCGACAGGAGTTGCCGGTGCAGAGGACGAGGACGGAGATCTTTTCTTTTTTCTCGGGCATGATTCCCCTCTCCTGTGTTTTTTCACAGGTATTTTCTCAGAAATGCGAGCTTCTTGTGAAGGTGGTGCTGCTGGCCGCCTTCGTGATCGTTGTAGGTGTACACCTCGATTTCCTTGGGACCCGCGTACCGGTTGTAGGCGGCGAAGACCGTACTCGGCGGACAGATGGTGTCCATGAGGGCCACCGAGAAGTAGCCACGGGCCCGGGCATGCGAGGCGAAGTGGATGCCGTCGAAGTAGGAGAGGGTGGTGAGCACCTGCTCCTCGCGGTGGCGGTGCACCTTGAGGAAGTCCCTGATCTCGGAGTAAGGATCCCGGTCGGTGATCGTGACGGCACGACGGTAGTGGCAGAGGAAGGGTACGTCGGGGAGGCAGAGGGCCACGCGGCTGGAGAGTCCGGCCGCGGCGAGGGCGAGGCCTCCGCCCTGGCTTCCCCCCGTGACGGCGATCCTGTCCGGATCGACCTCCTCGAGGCGGGCGGCCGCCTCCACTGCGCACGCGGCATCGGCCATGAGTCTGCGGTAGTAGTAGGTCTCTCTCGAGAGGATGCCCTGGGTCATGAAGCCCGGGCGGGAGGGATTGGCCCCCTCGTCAGGAAGATCGGGGGTGTCCCCATGGATCCAGCTGCTCCCCTGTCCCCGCGTGTCCATCACGAGGTAGGCATACCCGGCAGAGGCAAAGGTGAGCCAGTGGTAGGGATAGCCCCTTCCTCCCCCGTAGCCGATGTACTCCACCACGCAGGGAAGGGGGCCCCTCGCATCCTTCGGAAGGATATACCAGGCCCTCACAGGCTGTCCCCCGTACCCCGAGAAGGCAAGATCGAAGACACGGAAGACCTGGAGGTGGAAGTCCGGTCGTTCCTCCATGGAGAGGATTTTCCCTCCCTCAGGAGCCTTTTCCTCGAGGGTGGATTCCCAGAAGGTCATGAAGTCCTTTGGCTCCTCTTCTCCTGGATCATAGGTGAGGAGTTGTTCGAGTGGAAGGTCGTAGAACGCCATAGCGCCTCCTTAGCTGGTGCATCTAGGAGAAGGATACCGCGTGAGGAGGCTTCTGTGTAGCGAGGGACGACGATTTCCGGGGGCTCTTTTTTTCCATGGGAACATGAAAAAGCCCCCTTTCGGGGGCCACGTGGGGAAGGGATGGGCCCAGCAGGACTTGAACCTGCGACCCGC includes these proteins:
- the rd gene encoding rubredoxin, producing the protein MKKYVCDVCGYIYDPAEGDPDGGVAPGTAFEDLPDDWVCPMCGAPKEDFSPYEE
- a CDS encoding acetylxylan esterase; translation: MAFYDLPLEQLLTYDPGEEEPKDFMTFWESTLEEKAPEGGKILSMEERPDFHLQVFRVFDLAFSGYGGQPVRAWYILPKDARGPLPCVVEYIGYGGGRGYPYHWLTFASAGYAYLVMDTRGQGSSWIHGDTPDLPDEGANPSRPGFMTQGILSRETYYYRRLMADAACAVEAAARLEEVDPDRIAVTGGSQGGGLALAAAGLSSRVALCLPDVPFLCHYRRAVTITDRDPYSEIRDFLKVHRHREEQVLTTLSYFDGIHFASHARARGYFSVALMDTICPPSTVFAAYNRYAGPKEIEVYTYNDHEGGQQHHLHKKLAFLRKYL
- a CDS encoding DUF2400 domain-containing protein, whose translation is MDAKVKFKETQELRGRDLSEFLESLYAAYTKEAFLPTDPVWWVHRYRDRGEQEVAGWVAASLAVGKVGAIHRSLGILFERIHPGEVARLSYRDALRRLRGLSHRFFSSEMLASFLAATGEILREWGDLETWAASCRDRAEGDMRKTFRLMSASFRECAPGDIGILLPLPRSGGPWKRVCLFLRWMVRRDAVDLGLWSSFPPESLLMPVDVHILRVSRRLGVAGLSASPSFRAAERITSFFRSLSPLDPLRYDFALTRWSMGVEASFVPKTGRTILH
- the rbr gene encoding rubrerythrin, with the protein product MKSVRGTLTEKNLLIAFAGESQARMRYTYFASQAKKEGYVQIALIFEETANQEKEHAKRFFSFLEGGEVEITASYPAGKIGSTMENLRMAAEGEHHEWSSMYPEFARVAREEGFEGIAKLFEHVSVAEKQHEKRYRALLENIEKGRVFKREKPVMWRCINCGYIMEAEEAPKQCPACAHPQAYFELLGENW
- a CDS encoding arsenate reductase ArsC, which produces MPEKKEKISVLVLCTGNSCRSQMAEAWIRHFHGDRITVYSAGIEAHGLNPYAVKVMEEAGVPLSGHASKTIDELPVKEFDYVITVCDHAREACPYFPARVKVLHRGFDDPPSLTRDETDEERRLAVYRRVRDEIREFARTLPAFLGLSDQGA